tgaagaaggctGGAACCCTACGTATCAGCGTCGAttaccgtcgcctcaacaaaatcacgaagaaggaccagtgttgccaggtttggctatatatagccaaattgggctacggaaaaaaaattttggcgtcgagttggacgagttggctatgtggctataatTGGGCTACTGAACATCTGCGACTTGGCtctgtttgggctataagtggcgccctaatccacgctccagaggtggctctgaccgggcagaagcaaatctcgaaggctgtgttttaactGGCTGAgacggccgcgtggctgtgcctGTATGCGTACTGTGTTCGGGTTTTGCGTCGAGCACGCTATTtaatcgatttagtgggagccccaaatgctgccccaaaagctttcgtcaacaaaaacagcggcgcccatcgaagtgacggctctaacgtagcacaaaactgggctcgattcgtggtaatgtgtgaagttcgtaagctagaagaagtgattgcggttatcgctttctctaactaacatgtgtaatgaagattggttcattatacgccgctgattccgaattgaattgtcgatttcatggctcgtaggcctatcacggattcacttggctgggtgaaggtgcgtaaagtcaattggttactcaaaactaagcgcaacaagttgcatgctgctaatagaataagttttaAATGTAAAACACGAAAGtgtaaattacttttcttatcataaaattgtatattttattttaatattcataacagcttttctttgacgccgtagtgacgctgcaaacgcaaaacgcctaccTATTCCAAAacttcactcttgcatgccccaatactaacacccgcaaagctcctTGGGGCCCCAAACCTTACCCCtgttctaaaactttattagccatcaacgtggtttgctttttgacagtaaccggttttcacggCATTAAAattgttatcaatttgttgtttaccatggctctttgtgcgccgtcgtggcttttataccatttcgagcgagttagttcgagacgtgctcgtcaccgaaaacgactgcgcgcttcttacactagtgtgccggtttgcgcagtaatcttttaaagctccgcttacaccgattcagacagtgagtggcatctgttgcctgtcccttttcttaacgcatgttcttggcgtgcgaGAGACCCAAGATGGTGGCCAGGTTTATTTATGTAAATTGGccctatataggtagtgtgtgtcccagctgaTCTGccccaagctaattgaaaaacaaaaacaaagaaaaacgacaaaacaagataggacgatgcgataaataacgcgaggtgatatagcgcgaaagacttgttttagctgtGAGCCGTGAGCATGttgccgtcgcagatcgctggacagctgaacttctacgccgtaggtaacgataacgtgagagatcgatgacgctgaacgttattttgtgttcacgacagctaaaaagcagagttcgtagttaatattactgtaaataactgaaaataacttagtactatctgtcataaaataaaagcactgatgtCGCCcactgcagcgattcgctggccaaccgaaaagtgttctgtgcaagcatgatgtcgctgttttTGATGCAAAGGGCCGactgtcacggcggcacggacattttgttacgacgggttgtgcaaaaatgattgccgtagtcgaatgtgaaaatgtatacacaaataaaattgcaaataaaactggctatatttggctgcgaattattttgcacttttttttctgtttggctacaagTTAtatagcttttggctacgccgcctcgtcagATCTGTCAACACtgagaaggacgtataccctctcccacggattgacgacgccttggatggaCTATACAacacaaagtatttttcgtcgatggacctcaaaaccggctactggcaaatcaaagtcgacgagagggaccgggagaagactgcctttataacaccagacggactgttcgagttcaaggtcatgccgttcggtCTTTGCTCGGCATCTGCCACTTTTCAACACGTCATGGATACTGTACtagcaggcttgaagtggcatacttccctcgtctatttggacgacgtcgtcgtgtttgcctcaagcttcgaggaacacctccggcgccttgaaacagttcttcaagcaatcaagacctccggactcacgttgaagccagaaaattGCCGCTTTGCAtgaaggaaatcaagcctcccgttccataggaaaagggtttattatgaataaaccgTGAAACGACTCCGTGGGTTAGCTGTTGTTGCGCGTGGTCCCAAGCACGAGCTTCGTCCCCTTCTTTGTCGCGCTTGTTCCAACAACTGCCCCGCGCGCAGATGTTCACAAAAAGTTTGATTCCAGCGGGTAAAGGTGTTGAACTACCCGTTTAACGGTAGATCCACCCGGTAGTCTCAAGGTACAGGTTCTTGTCTTGCCATCCCTTCCTTTATGGAGCTCCTCTATTCGAACAATGCTCCATAGTTGCCGGGGCTTGCTGGGCTCTTGTAGAAGGACGAGGTCACCTTTCTTAATTCTGTCGAATGGTGTCGTTGACTTGGAGCTTGACATTGTTCTTAACTCCGAGAGGTATTCTTTGAACCAACGTTCCCAGAAAGCTCTTCGAGTTTTTTCTCGTTGTTCCCACATAGGTAGTATATGGCGACCATCGGCTGTGATCTCGCCGCGTGTTAGGTCGGGAAGTGCAGATATTCGCTTTCCAATGAGAAAGTGAGCCGGGGAGAGGGGTTCCAGATCACGATAGTCGCTATAAACGTATGTGATTGGCCGGGAATTGATTACAGCTTCTACTTCAGTTAAAGTTGGTTGTAGCTGTTTCTCTGTATAAGATGTCCCTTGCCGATGCACTTCTTCAACGTCAGCTTGACCGACCTGATAAGTCCCTCGTAAAAACCGCGCCCCACCACGGTACATGATCGGCGATAAATTTCCATTTTATGTGATGGTTCGCGATGAAGTAACAAACTTCTTCATTTCTCAATGACTGCCACAATCTCGAAAGCTCTCTCTTACTCTTCTTGAATGCTAAGGCGTTGTCGGAATATATAACAGAAGGAAGTCCCCGCCGCGACACAAAGCGTCGGAAAGCGTTGAGAAAACTTGTGGCGGTCATGTCTTCTACTAGTTCGAGGTGAACAGCTCTAATCACGGCGCACGTGAACAGGCAAATATACACTTTGGCGTAGTCATTTGGATGTTTAACGTAGAGGGGACCGGCGAAATCTAGTCCTGTTACTTGAAAAGGTTCCGAAGCGGTTACTCTTTCAGGTGGTAACGGTGCAGTCACTTCGGAGAATGCTTTGACGTTGTAGCGTTGGCACACGATGCATCCTTGTGATGTGTTTTtcgtcaccgatctcggaggcgtgcgggtgttagaagagatggagaaggaagacggatggcgacacagcaaacagattttttaataacacgcacattcaaaaccaaaactaaaaatcaagcacactacgggaagaaagactaataaagatacaaactaatgtacaaagcctaatatacaaaacgttctacttggcgcctatgcgcgtccgtggcggctaactcttcaaagtcaggcaaccctgtcttatctctgagacgctacaaataagagtcaccttgctgcgttcgtcgttgcatgTTTGTCTGAGTCCGAAGCTCGTCAGCCCTTTTTCTCCAGCAGtaggtgtactcgttgatgcttttgccttgccgtcggcgcgtcgtctctttatcggtagggagctcgccggtgcttcatcggtgatgagctcgtcggctcgtccgcaatggcggtcgccgtagcttaggcccacctgcctaggcctagcgtcgggacgcgtcccaactccttcaagagtgctgacgtggcgtcccgaggagaatcaatcgtgccggtctgccgcagaagggggagcctctctggggtgcctggtcctgccgtgaggagctgcagctcgtccaggagcctcgcccgaacttgccgaggtcgacggccacgccttggacggccaacgtcacggactcagccagacccccaagtctcccgtcgccagtgcggagctggcgatgcgaccttcctggcccggagccacgtcgataatccaccgacagcgccgttcatccctcgatcacgcctcggctcacgtgcctcgagagctcgtgccgttccgaacaccatgcttcacgtgctcttcttctttttcgcgccgcaggcggcctcttacatatgacaatcCTCTGATGACCTTCTTGACTAGCTGCCGTCCTCGTAATATCCAAAATCTTTCCCTTATTTGTACAAGTGTATCCCGAACTCCTGCATGAAGAAGTTGCCGATGGTGCTGCATGACGAGGAGCTCGCAGTAATAGTGGTCCTTTGGTAAGACGATTGGATGTTTTTCATCGTATGATTTCTTACTGTATTGTAGGCGTCCTGCGAATCGAAGAACTCCATTGTCGAGGAAGCATGTCACGTCCCGCAGTATAGAATCCTTTATATGTTGAGCTCCTTTGGAGACGCGGTcaatttcaggagaaaaggctGAGCTTTGAACCTTCTTTATCCAGTATAGTTCGCCGGCTTGTACTTCTGCATTCCGGGCTCCCCGGGACACACTTTTTCGCTTAAACTTCGAGGTAAATCGCAGTATCCAATCTGTAACACGGTGTAGTCGAGTAAGAGAGCTGTAGTTGTGAATGTCTATAATAGGTGGTTCGGCTTGCATGGCGACTTGGAAGCATGGTACCCGATGAGTACGCTCCTCCGTGACACTTGGTGGAAGATCGGTTGAGTTCGGTCTACGGTGTGGTGGCCATTCATTCTCTTCACAAGTAAGCCAATGGGGTCCTGTCCACCAGGCTGAGTTTGTTGTCGATTCACGGGCCGAAACTCATCTTGTCAAAAAATCAGCAGGATTTTGCTTTCCAGGGCAGTGTCTCCACAATGTGATGTCCGTTTTACTCTGAATCTCCGTTACCCTATGGCGAATGAAGTCTTTCCATCTCTTAGGGTCGCCGGTAATCCAGTACAGTGCTATCATTGAGTCAGTCCAAAACTGCACTGATGTAATGTCCTCGGATAGCTCTTGACGCACGTAATCGTACATTCGAGCTGAGACGAGACAGGCTAGTAGTTCGAGTCTGGCAAGGCTTGTCTCTTTCATTGGGGCCACCCTGGACTTGCACAAGACTATCGTTGAGCTTTTGTCGTTCGCACTGCCTGCTGTGCAAATGTAGCAAACGGCACCGTAGGCAGATTTACTGGCGTCAGCGAAAAAATGGAGTGCGTATTTGTCGCCAAGCCCATGTACGCCCTGTCGGTAGTACCGAGGAATTTCAATGTCACAGAGCTGTGGAAGTTCATTGCACCAACTCTTCCATTCGTGTAGAGCGTCCAGGGGCAAAGGTTCTTCCCAGTCAACGCCTTTTCTCCAAAGGTTTTGAAAACATATCTTCATCCTTATTGTAAAAGGAGTCAGCATACCGAGAGGGTCGTATAGGCGAGAGGTCGTTTGTAGCATGAACCGCTTGGTATCAGTTCTTTGTTGAACAAACTCTATAGCGTTTCCCTGACTAAACGACAGTACGTCGGTGTCAGGATGCCATGCCAATCCCAGTACTTTCAGTACTCCTGTCAGTTGTCCGAGAGGTAACTCCGGAGGTTGCGTCGATTCTGTGCCAAGAACGCGTGGGTCGTTCGAAGCCCACTTGTGTAGCTTCATAGATGCACTTGCGAATATCTCGGTGGCTTCTGAGCGCAGTTTGGACGCCTCTTCAACGGAGTCCGCTCCTGTTAAAATGTCGTCAACGTATATGGAACCCCACAGCCTTTTTGCAGTTTCGGggtaagcagacgacgcttgatcCAGATGATGACGGATGGTCGCCGCTAAAAGAAAGGGACTGCAGGTCGTGCCGAATGGTACTCTGGTCATACGCCAGGTGGCCAACGTTAGACAACGGTTGATCTGGCTTGGGTGCTTTCTCCAACCACAGGTAGCGCAAAGCGTCTCGGTCATGTGCTGGTGATGCTTATTTGCAGAAACGCTTTTTCAATGTCTGCTACTAAAGCAATGCGATGCTTTCTAAAGCGAAGTAGCAGTCCTATGAGATCGGCATTGAGGTTTGGTCCGGAGTGCAGGCTGTCGTTGAGCGAGAGCTCTCCTTTTTCATGTGAAGAAGCATCGAAGACCACCCTTACTCTTGTAGTACGGTCCTCGCGGATTACTGCGTGGTGTGGCATATAATACACTGGGTTTTCTGTATTATCGTCAGTGACCTTCTCGGCTACACCATCGTTGGCGTATTTACGTATGGCAGCATCATATTCTTGCAGAAGCTGACCGCATCGGCGTAGCTTTCGAAGAAGTTGATTTAAACGCGTCTGTGCGTTTTCTCGATTGTTGTGGTTGAGAATTGTCGGTTTCCATGGAAGTGAAACTACGTAGCGACGATTCTCCATCTTGACTGTGCTTTTGAAGAAGTCCAAAACTGGGTCTGCGTCCTGTGTCTTGTTATGTCCCTCGGGTTTAATTCCCATAATTTCTAGGTCCCAGTAATTATCTGTGGTGATCATAAATTCTTCCACTGCCGCTTTCAGTACTATTGTCTCGTTGCAGTGTGTGACGGTAGCACAAGAGGCTACTGGTCCGTGTAGAGTCCAGCCTAAGGATGTCTCGACAGCTTTAAGTCCGTTCTCGAAATTCCGTACGTTGCCCGTGACAAATGACCAGTAATAGTCACTGCCGATTAAGACATCGACAGCTTTTGGGCTTTCAGCTTGATCGTTATCGGTGAAGTAATCACCTTGGTGCTCGAGCTTGTCAGTAAAGTCTCCACTCGGTCGTGGAATGGATTGGTCGCAGATCTTGGTCGTGACGAGAGCTTCGATCAACAGTGTCTTGCAACTACGCACTGAACTCAGAGTGATGGACACTCGTCGGAAAGTCACTGCCAACAGTTTGGTCTGAAACCGGTGACTGCGGACGCTGTGAATGTAGGCTATACGCGAACGGAATTCCAGCTTGCCTTTCCTGACCTCTTCAGCGCCACCGGCTGCGTCAAGCGACCCTACAAAATGGTGCTACGAGAGGATGCCGTTCCAGTCGTCCAACCTGCCCGTAGAGTACCCATAGCATTGAAAGGACGCCTGCGACAAGAACTCCAAAGAATGGAAAAGGCCTCAATCATCGTCAAGGTGGATGAACCAACCGATTGGGTAAGCCCCCTGGTTGTTGTGCACAAGAAGGATGGTACGCTTCGCATTTGCATGGACCCGAGAGCAGTGAACAGGAGCATTAAGCGGGAGCACTATCCTATGCCTTCACGAGAGGACATAGAGAGCGAACTGGCAGGAGCAAAATACTTCTCCCGGCTCGACGCCAATGCCGGCTTTCATCAGATTCCTTTAGACGAGGCCACGTCACGAATATGCACTTTTGCGACACCATTTGGGCGGTACCGTTTTTACGTCTTCCTTTCGGAATTTCATCGGCGAGCGAGGTGTTCCAAAAGACGTTAACAGAGATGTTCGAAGGGCTGCCGGGAGTGCGCGTCTACGTAGACGACGTTTTAATATGGGGCGGCTCTAAGGAGGAACACGACGAACGCGTCACTGCTGTGCTGAGACGGGCACAGGAGGAAGGGCTAACATTTAATCCAGCTAAGTGTGTGTTCTGTACCACACAGGTTGCATTCCTTGGCGATGTTATAGGACGAGACGGAATTCGTCCTAGTCCCGATTTAATCGAAAGCGTCCGTGCCATGCCAGCTCCAAAAGATAAACAGGGTGTGCGTAGACTGCTTGGTGTCGTGAACTACTTTCGAAAATACCTGCCAGCATTGAGCGACAAAACAGCATTGCTTCGAAGCCTCGTTAAAGAATCCTCGGTGTTTGAGTGGACAACAGCCCATGAGCACGAATGGGACCAGATCTGCGCAGCGCTTACAAATCCCCCGTTGTTGGCTCTTTTTGATgaaaaaaggaacacaaagaTAACGGCGGACGCCTCGGGAACGGGTATCGGTGCTGCATTATTGCAAAGACACGGGGATGACTGGCGCCCAGTGACCTACGCGTCAAGGGCGCTGACGCCGAGTGAAGAACGATACGCCCACATAGAAAAGGAAACACTTGCAATCGTTTTCGCTTGTGAAAAATTTCATCAGTTCGTATATGGACGAAAGATTACGGTTGAAACTGATCACCGGCCATTAATTGCGATTGCCCAAAAGAACATTGGAGATATGCCACCCAGACTGCAACGGGTTTTCATCCGTCTGATGAAATTTGATTTTGTATTGCAGTTTGTACCTGGGAAAGACCTGTTACTCGCAGACATGCTGTCCCGGGCCGCACTACCAACTGGCGGAAGTGACCAAGTCGAGGACGTGGACGTGCACACAACGCAAGTAGTCTCCAGCATCATAAGCAAAGCGACTATGGTGCGACTACAAAAGGATACCCTTGAAGATCCGCTTCTCAGCCGCACTATGAAACAAATGGAAGATGGCATGGCAATAGACGGCGTACTGAAGCCGTACGCGGAAGAGCTATCCGTGGTCAATGGAGTGATTCTCAAGGGTTGCAAAGTGGTTGTGCCTAAATCAATGCGTCCGGAAATTCTTGAGCGTATTCACGAAGGCCACTTGGGTATGAACAAGTGTAAGGCTAGAGCTCGTAGATTGGTTTTCTGGCCGGGAATGAGCAGTGACATTGAACAACGAGCGCGAACTTGTAGCGTATGTCGAAAGTACGCCTACAGCCAACCGAGTGAACCCCTCCTGCTACAGCCAACGCCCGACCGACCGTGGCATCGCGTAGGAATAGACCTATTTACATTCGCTGGAGATCACTACGTTGTTGTGTTTGATGCCCATTCTAACTTTCCAGATGTCGAGAAACTGAGAGGTATCACGGCGGTGGAAGTAATCGACAAGATATCTGCTATCTTCTCTCGATACGGCATTCCCAGTCAAGTTTGCACCGACAACGGGCCTCAATTTGCATCGCGAGAGTTCGCGTTGTTCGTACACCGGTATGACTTCGAGCATATCACGTCAAGTCCCGAGTTTCCACGGTCAAATGGCTTAGCCGAAAAGGGTGTGCAGATCGTGAAGCGTATTCTAAAGAAAACCCACGAGTCCCGGGGTGATGTATGGCTCGGTCTGTTGGCGTATCGATCTTCTCCTCTTGACAGCGGTCAATCACCCGGAGAACTACTGCAAGGTCGCCGCCTGCACGCAACACTTCCTGAATACAATGTCGACGGAGGGATCCCCGTATTGAAACAGCGTCAGTCTTCCCGAGGCAGGCCACTACCACCCTTGGAAGCCGGAAACGTGGTCCGGATCAAACACAGAAGCTGGTCACGCCGAGCGAAAGTGGTAAAAGAGACTGCACCACGATCGTACGTGGTAAAAACAGAAGACCATGGCCTCCTGAGACGCAACCGACAGCACTTGCTGCAAACGGACGAAAACTTCGACGGTGAGGTTAGCGACGTGGGTAACGGTAACCCGCACCCCGACGCGAGGCACCCTGACGCACCCCGACGCGAGACGGAGTGCAGTGATAGACATCGAGGCAACATCACGCAGGGCAACCCATTAGGCAGTCACCAGGCAGAACCAGCTCATCCAGGTGAGGACTCCAACGCCACTTCCCCAGAGACTCCAGGAAGCCCACTGGCTGGACTGCGCAGGTCAGGACGCCAGCGCAGCGAACCGAAGCGCCTTCACTACGGGCCATCCTTCCATCAAGTTAACGAGTGCAAATCGAATCAGTGTTTTGAAAATGTGTGAAGAGAAGATGTAACAGACCGGACTATCTGCTGTCTGCATTCGTCCTCGGCGATATCGCCTTGTCCTCCTCCCCCCCTTCCGTCTGCTTTACTTTCCTCCTCGCTTTCGTTCGCCCTTCCCCGCTGGGAACACGGCTACTTAACCGCGGCAAATAAACGGCCGGGGGTCTTTTCGTCTTGGCAAGGCCCAGCCAAATGTTGATCGTCGTTTCGTCTGTCAGTCAAACGTTACACCCATAATTTCTAGGTCCCAGTAATTATCTGTGGTGATCATAAATTCTTCCACTGCCGCTTTCAGTACTATTGTCTCGTTGCAGTGTGTGACGGTAGCACAAGAGGCTACTGGTGCGTGTAGAGTCCTGCCTAAGGATGTCTCGACAGCTTTAAGTCCGTTCTCGAAATTCCGTACGTTGCCCGTGACAAATGACCAGTAATAGTCACTGCCGATTAAGACATCGACAGCTTTTGGGCTTTCAGCTTGATCGTTATCGGTGAAGTAATCACCTTGGTGCTCGAGCTTGTCAGTAAAGTCTCCACTCGGTCGTGGAATGGATTGGTCGCAGATCTTGGTAATGACGAGAGCTTCGATCAACAGTGTCTTGCAACTATGCACTGAACTCAGAGTGATAGACACTCGTCGGAAAGTCTTCTCGTCATGATGCCCTCCAAAATGTCCTACTGTAAGACACTCGCGATCGAGAACTTGACAATTAAGTTTCTCAGCCAATTGCTCGGTCACAAAAGTGCGCTGGCTGCCTCCATCCAATAAAACGCGAACCAGCATTTTACTATCCTGGCCGGCGGCCCAAGCAACAGCTGTTTGTAGGTATATGAGCCGTTTGGACGTGCCAGTTCCAGTCATCTCGAGTTGTACCTGTTTAGGGAATCTCTGGGGTCCGGCGGTCGTTTTCATCAACTTTGGGTCACACATTGTTTCCGCATGGCGCCGATTGCACTTTCCACATTTCACCTTTCTTATGCAATTTTTTGCTACGTGATGCTCCAGGGTACAACGGAAGCAGCGACGTGCACCTAGAAggcgttttttcttttcctcgagaGGAATTGCCGAGTCGTACTGCTCTGTACAATGGGTCGTTGATTCGCAGAAAAAGCAGTCCTTTTTTGACGAACGGGTTTAGCGGATGAGGTCAAAGACTCTGTGGTTGAGCGTTGATGGCACGGCTGTTTCGTTAAGGATAAAGGTCGCGAAGTGGATGTCGTGGTAGTGCGAAATTCCTTATCTTTGCTCTTCAACGCGTCCTCTTGTACAGAAACATACAGGACTGTTCGTTCTCGAGACTCTATTTCTGTTAGAATAAAAAGCAGCAAAGACTTAATGCTCGCCTTCTGCTGCTGGgtgcgctgtgcttgttcgccaGTGCTTCCAGCTCCTCCCCATTCCTCGGAACTCTGGCGTGTGATGGTCTTGCTGAAATCGAGGACAATATCGTGAGGAAGCGATTTCAGGAGAATGTGGTAGAGCATTGAAGAATAATTATCTTCCGATATCCCGAGAGTCTTGAGGGCACGTGTCTGGGACTGCACAGTGTCGTAGAGGCTTCGAAGGCCACGAAGGTCATTGGGGGATCGAACGGGTTGCAAGTCGATGAGGCGCTGCATGTGATCCTGAATGATCAAGTCGTCCTTAGCAAAGCGCCGCTTTAGAATGTCCAGGGCATCACTGTAGCAGCTCGCAGTTGCTGGAAGTCCCGCGATCGCCAATGCCGCGTCGCCGGTCAAGACTGAGCGTAGATAGGTGAACTTGTCGACGTCGGTGAGGCCACCGTTGTTGTAGATCACTTGGTTGAACTGTTCCCAAAAAGGCGGCCACATTGATGGTCGATCATTGAACTTTATAAGTTCGATCTTCGGAAGATGAACACCGGGTTGCAGCGTGCGTTGAACGGGTTCGTTTGACGTCGACGATGACGTACGGTTGAGTGATTCATGAATCTGACGTATACGGTATTTGAGCTTCGCGGACGTCGCTGTGGCTCGATCATTGTAATCGACAACCCGATCAAACTCTGCTTCAGCTTCCGTGGTAGAGAGCAGAGGTACGATGTCGGAGTCAGTTGCCCTCAAGTCGGTgtgaagatctaaaggtccctggttcgttcccgggtttcggcaccacttgaaggaaatcaagcctc
This genomic stretch from Dermacentor silvarum isolate Dsil-2018 chromosome 2, BIME_Dsil_1.4, whole genome shotgun sequence harbors:
- the LOC119439916 gene encoding uncharacterized protein LOC119439916; protein product: MWPPFWEQFNQVIYNNGGLTDVDKFTYLRSVLTGDAALAIAGLPATASCYSDALDILKRRFAKDDLIIQDHMQRLIDLQPVRSPNDLRGLRSLYDTVQSQTRALKTLGISEDNYSSMLYHILLKSLPHDIVLDFSKTITRQSSEEWGGAGSTGEQAQRTQQQKSSQWASWSLWGSGVGVLTWMSWFCLVTA